The following are encoded in a window of Streptomyces sp. SAT1 genomic DNA:
- a CDS encoding glycosyl hydrolase family 18 protein: MFHRRRPLSERGPDRGRGPLSGIRTPRRPGSGAGRLRRRIAALGATLVLPLAGLTALAAPAHAAGTLTATFSSQDNGSGWQGKYVVHNSGSAAASGWTLEFDLPAGATLTSNYYADVTVSGQHVTAKNAYYNGNVPAGGSTEPYSYWFTATGKAAAPTGCTINGDKCDGSPDIPPTAPGTPKATAVTAHSVALSWTAAQPGDHTVASYDVLSGTNTVATVTGTSATVTGLTPATNYTYTVRAKDTRGNIGPASQPLTVKTVDPSTDPTPPTAPGNLRSTGKTSYSVGLAWDKATDNVGVAAYDVYRGGTLAKSVGADTTTATVDGLSPATAYTFTVKARDTADNPSPASNAVKVTTDDVAGQGKQLKVGYFVQWGIYGRQYFVKNLDTSGAAAKLDVVNYAFENLDSKDLTCKAGVTKGTSTDPEDPDQGTDAGDADADYARPMSADQSVDGVADDGWGKLRGNLNQLKKLKAKYPKLKIVASIGGWTYSKFFSDAAATQASREKLVKSCIDVWIKGNLPVYNGAGGPGTAAGIFDGFDIDWEWPGSEGHPGNHYGTQDKDNLTALLAEFRKQLDALGGEHKLLTAFTPADPAKIAAGWDLSRIFDSLDYADVQGYDFHGSGSDNSWEPNRTGDASNLYTDAQDPYPFHFSIENAIQAYLDAGVNPRKLAVGFPFYGRGWQGVTDGGAAGEWQAANGAAPGQFDTEAGVRGYNNLIASFPSMTVHHDEQSVSTFGYTGANGQWWSFDDAWSIGKKTAWIKSKGLLGGFVWEMSGDTSNGQLMTALDTGLK, encoded by the coding sequence ATGTTCCACAGGCGCAGACCACTTTCCGAGAGAGGGCCGGACCGCGGGCGAGGACCGCTGTCCGGCATCAGGACGCCGCGCCGGCCCGGCTCAGGGGCCGGACGGCTGCGGCGGCGGATCGCCGCCCTGGGCGCGACCCTGGTCCTGCCGCTGGCCGGACTCACCGCCCTCGCCGCGCCCGCCCACGCGGCCGGCACCCTCACCGCGACCTTCTCCTCCCAGGACAACGGCTCCGGCTGGCAGGGCAAGTACGTCGTCCACAACAGCGGCTCCGCCGCCGCCAGCGGCTGGACCCTGGAGTTCGACCTCCCGGCCGGGGCGACCCTGACCAGCAACTACTACGCCGACGTCACGGTCTCCGGGCAGCACGTGACCGCGAAGAACGCCTACTACAACGGGAACGTCCCGGCCGGCGGCAGCACCGAGCCGTACAGCTACTGGTTCACCGCGACCGGCAAGGCCGCCGCGCCGACCGGCTGCACCATCAACGGCGACAAGTGCGACGGCAGCCCCGACATCCCGCCGACCGCGCCCGGCACCCCCAAGGCGACCGCGGTCACCGCGCACTCGGTGGCGCTGAGCTGGACCGCGGCCCAGCCGGGCGACCACACCGTGGCCTCCTACGACGTGCTGAGCGGCACGAACACCGTGGCCACCGTCACCGGCACCTCGGCGACCGTGACCGGCCTGACCCCGGCGACGAACTACACGTACACCGTGCGGGCCAAGGACACCCGCGGCAACATCGGACCGGCCAGCCAGCCGCTGACCGTGAAGACGGTGGACCCGTCGACCGACCCGACACCGCCGACCGCGCCGGGCAACCTGCGCTCCACCGGCAAGACCTCGTACAGCGTCGGCCTGGCCTGGGACAAGGCCACCGACAACGTGGGCGTGGCCGCCTACGACGTCTACCGCGGCGGCACGCTGGCGAAGTCGGTCGGCGCGGACACCACGACGGCCACGGTGGACGGCCTCTCCCCGGCCACCGCCTACACCTTCACCGTCAAGGCCCGCGACACCGCGGACAACCCGTCGCCCGCCTCGAACGCGGTGAAGGTCACCACCGACGACGTGGCCGGGCAGGGCAAGCAGCTCAAGGTGGGCTACTTCGTCCAGTGGGGCATCTACGGCCGTCAGTACTTCGTGAAGAACCTGGACACCTCCGGCGCCGCCGCCAAGCTTGACGTCGTCAACTACGCCTTCGAGAACCTGGATTCGAAGGACCTCACCTGCAAGGCGGGCGTCACCAAGGGCACGTCCACCGATCCGGAGGACCCGGACCAGGGCACCGACGCGGGTGACGCGGACGCCGACTACGCGCGCCCGATGTCCGCCGACCAGTCGGTCGACGGCGTCGCCGACGACGGCTGGGGCAAACTGCGCGGCAACCTCAACCAGTTGAAGAAGCTCAAGGCCAAGTACCCCAAGCTGAAGATCGTCGCGTCGATCGGCGGCTGGACGTACTCGAAGTTCTTCTCCGACGCCGCCGCCACCCAGGCCAGCCGGGAGAAGCTCGTCAAGTCCTGCATCGACGTGTGGATCAAGGGCAACCTGCCCGTCTACAACGGCGCGGGCGGCCCCGGCACCGCGGCCGGCATCTTCGACGGCTTCGACATCGACTGGGAGTGGCCGGGCTCCGAGGGCCACCCGGGCAACCACTACGGCACCCAGGACAAGGACAACCTGACCGCGCTGCTCGCCGAGTTCCGCAAGCAGCTCGACGCGCTCGGCGGCGAGCACAAGCTGCTGACCGCGTTCACCCCGGCCGACCCGGCGAAGATCGCCGCCGGCTGGGACCTGAGCCGGATCTTCGACTCCCTCGACTACGCCGATGTCCAGGGCTACGACTTCCACGGCTCGGGCAGCGACAACTCCTGGGAGCCCAACCGCACCGGTGACGCGTCCAACCTGTACACGGACGCGCAGGACCCCTACCCGTTCCACTTCAGCATCGAGAACGCCATCCAGGCGTACCTCGACGCCGGGGTCAACCCGCGCAAGCTGGCCGTGGGCTTCCCGTTCTACGGGCGCGGCTGGCAGGGCGTCACCGACGGCGGCGCGGCCGGTGAGTGGCAGGCCGCGAACGGCGCGGCGCCCGGCCAGTTCGACACCGAGGCCGGGGTGCGCGGCTACAACAACCTGATCGCCAGCTTCCCGTCGATGACCGTCCACCACGACGAGCAGTCGGTGTCGACGTTCGGCTACACCGGCGCGAACGGCCAGTGGTGGTCCTTCGACGACGCCTGGTCGATCGGGAAGAAGACGGCCTGGATCAAGTCCAAGGGGCTGCTGGGCGGCTTCGTGTGGGAGATGTCCGGTGACACCTCGAACGGTCAGCTGATGACCGCGCTCGACACCGGGCTGAAGTAG
- a CDS encoding rhomboid family intramembrane serine protease, whose translation MVIPVHDVNPVRRTPWVTYALIVANVVVFLATPGVTGSVTGGGSLAQLCHLEAFTQHYALVPRELIHGRVPSLVPTGATGVGVHGPGCVLGPPGYHKSPVLSVLTSMFLHGSWLHLLGNMLFLFIFGNNVEDRMGRVRFLLFYVVCGYAAGYGFALLDADSGQPLIGASGAIAGVLGAYLVLYPRARVWVLVPFLIFLPLRLPAWMVLGFWFVLQAFYSAGEGVSDAGTVAYTAHVFGFVVGMLLALPLRPGTPPPPEPRGLLFGRRARTGW comes from the coding sequence GTGGTCATCCCCGTCCATGACGTCAATCCGGTGCGGCGCACCCCCTGGGTGACGTACGCCCTGATCGTCGCGAACGTCGTCGTGTTCCTCGCCACGCCGGGCGTCACCGGCTCGGTGACCGGGGGCGGCTCGCTGGCGCAGCTGTGCCATCTGGAGGCGTTCACGCAGCACTACGCGCTGGTGCCGCGCGAGCTGATCCACGGCCGGGTGCCGTCGCTGGTGCCGACGGGCGCGACCGGCGTGGGCGTGCACGGTCCCGGCTGCGTGCTGGGCCCTCCGGGCTACCACAAGTCGCCGGTGCTGTCGGTGCTGACCTCGATGTTCCTGCACGGGAGCTGGCTGCACCTGCTGGGGAACATGCTGTTCCTGTTCATCTTCGGCAACAACGTCGAGGACCGGATGGGCCGCGTCCGCTTCCTGCTGTTCTATGTGGTGTGCGGGTACGCGGCCGGGTACGGCTTCGCCCTGCTGGACGCGGATTCCGGCCAGCCGCTGATCGGCGCCTCGGGGGCGATCGCCGGGGTCCTCGGCGCCTATCTGGTGCTCTATCCCCGGGCCCGGGTCTGGGTCCTGGTGCCGTTCCTGATCTTCCTGCCTCTGCGTCTTCCGGCCTGGATGGTGCTGGGGTTCTGGTTCGTGCTCCAGGCGTTCTACTCCGCGGGCGAGGGCGTCTCCGACGCGGGCACCGTGGCGTACACCGCCCATGTGTTCGGCTTCGTCGTGGGCATGCTGCTCGCGCTGCCGCTGCGCCCCGGCACGCCGCCCCCGCCGGAGCCGCGCGGTCTGCTGTTCGGCCGGCGGGCCCGGACCGGCTGGTGA
- a CDS encoding FAD-dependent oxidoreductase translates to MSMSDGTGTDGGGRRERLVVIGGDAAGMSAASQARRLRGTDELEIVAFERGHFSSYSACGIPYWVSGDVEERDQLIARTPEEHRARGIDLRMRTEVTEIDAAGRRIRARDAVSGAESWTSYDKLVVATGARPVRPELPGIDAPGVYGVQTLDDGEELLDGLARTRGRRAVVVGAGYIGVEMAEALIKRGYEVTVVNRGAEPMATLDPDMGRLVREAMTGLGITMVGGTEVTGVLTGEDGRVRAVATGDAEYPADVVVLGIGVRPETSLARAAGLPLGDHGGLLTDRAMRVRGHEDIWAGGDCVEVLDLVSGQQRHVPLGTHANKQGQVIGTNAGGGYATFPGVVGTAVSKVCDLEIARTGLRERDARRVGLRFETVTVESTSRAGYYPGASPMTVKMLAERRTGRLLGVQIVGREGAAKRVDIAAVALTAGLTVEQMTALDLGYAPPFSPVWDPVLVAARKAAAAVDRAR, encoded by the coding sequence ATGAGCATGAGCGACGGCACGGGCACGGACGGCGGCGGACGGCGGGAACGGCTGGTCGTGATCGGGGGCGATGCCGCGGGGATGTCCGCGGCGTCGCAGGCCCGGCGGCTGCGCGGAACGGACGAGCTGGAGATCGTGGCGTTCGAACGCGGCCACTTCAGCTCGTACTCGGCCTGCGGGATCCCCTACTGGGTGAGCGGTGACGTCGAGGAGCGGGATCAGCTGATCGCGCGCACGCCCGAGGAGCACCGCGCGCGCGGCATCGACCTGCGGATGCGCACCGAGGTCACGGAGATCGACGCGGCCGGGCGCCGGATCCGCGCGCGGGACGCCGTGTCGGGGGCCGAGTCCTGGACGTCGTACGACAAGCTCGTCGTCGCGACCGGGGCCCGGCCGGTGCGCCCGGAGCTGCCCGGTATCGACGCGCCCGGGGTGTACGGCGTGCAGACCCTGGACGACGGCGAGGAACTGCTCGACGGCCTGGCCCGCACCCGGGGCCGCCGGGCGGTCGTGGTGGGCGCGGGTTACATCGGCGTGGAGATGGCCGAGGCGCTGATCAAGCGCGGCTACGAGGTGACGGTCGTCAACCGGGGCGCGGAACCGATGGCGACGCTCGACCCGGACATGGGCCGCCTGGTGCGCGAGGCGATGACGGGCCTGGGCATCACCATGGTGGGCGGCACCGAGGTGACCGGGGTGCTGACCGGGGAGGACGGGCGGGTGCGGGCGGTGGCCACCGGCGACGCCGAGTACCCGGCGGACGTGGTGGTGCTGGGCATCGGGGTGCGGCCCGAGACGTCGCTGGCGCGGGCGGCGGGGCTGCCGCTCGGCGACCACGGCGGGCTGCTCACGGACCGGGCGATGCGGGTGCGCGGGCACGAGGACATCTGGGCGGGCGGCGACTGCGTCGAGGTGCTCGACCTGGTCTCCGGGCAGCAGCGGCACGTGCCGCTCGGCACCCACGCCAACAAGCAGGGCCAGGTCATCGGCACCAACGCGGGCGGCGGCTACGCCACCTTCCCGGGCGTGGTCGGGACCGCGGTGAGCAAGGTGTGCGACCTGGAGATCGCCCGGACCGGGCTGCGGGAGCGGGACGCCCGGCGCGTCGGGCTGCGCTTCGAGACGGTCACCGTCGAGTCGACCAGCCGGGCGGGCTACTACCCGGGGGCCTCCCCGATGACCGTGAAGATGCTCGCCGAGCGGCGCACGGGCCGGCTGCTGGGGGTCCAGATCGTGGGCCGGGAGGGTGCGGCCAAGCGGGTCGACATCGCCGCCGTGGCGCTCACTGCGGGGCTGACCGTGGAGCAGATGACCGCGCTGGACCTCGGCTACGCGCCGCCGTTCTCCCCGGTGTGGGACCCGGTGCTGGTGGCGGCCCGCAAGGCGGCCGCCGCGGTCGACCGGGCGCGCTGA
- a CDS encoding DUF4349 domain-containing protein: MLLAAALALTGCGESGGSGSSSHKAAGSAAQRGVPASGNGGGGYADRGTAPGAGATTAPKAPAARIVRTASLTVEVRDVAKALATARAAAQDAGGYVGDENTDRDAEGHERTRVVLRVPVDRYDALLARLEGTGRLVERSAKAEDVTGQVVDVDSRIRSQRASVARVRALMDKAGSLGDVVSLESELSRREADLEALLAQQASLKDRTSLATVTLSLSSASAPAHEPADDGPGFLDALAGGWHVFVTVVRWLALALGAVLPFAAAAALLTVLWLRAVRPRLPRRAPSGAPVTALGPLGAPAPAGPGLPVHPATPATPTAPATAAGTDGTGTDDTDTDGTGTEGGGADGGRER; the protein is encoded by the coding sequence GTGCTGCTCGCGGCGGCGCTCGCGCTCACCGGGTGCGGCGAATCCGGCGGTTCCGGCAGTTCCTCCCACAAGGCCGCCGGGAGCGCGGCCCAGCGGGGCGTCCCGGCCAGCGGGAACGGCGGCGGGGGGTACGCCGACCGGGGCACCGCGCCCGGTGCCGGGGCCACCACCGCGCCGAAGGCCCCGGCCGCCCGGATCGTCCGCACGGCCTCGCTGACGGTGGAGGTGCGGGACGTGGCGAAGGCCCTCGCCACGGCGCGCGCGGCGGCCCAGGATGCCGGGGGCTACGTGGGCGACGAGAACACCGACCGGGACGCCGAGGGACACGAGCGGACGCGGGTCGTGCTGCGGGTGCCGGTGGACCGCTACGACGCGCTCCTCGCCCGTCTTGAGGGCACCGGGCGGCTGGTCGAGCGGTCGGCCAAGGCCGAGGACGTCACCGGCCAGGTCGTGGACGTCGACAGCCGGATCCGGTCGCAGCGCGCCAGCGTGGCCCGGGTCCGCGCGCTCATGGACAAGGCCGGCAGCCTCGGCGACGTCGTCTCCCTGGAGAGCGAACTGAGCCGCCGCGAGGCCGATCTGGAGGCGCTGCTCGCCCAGCAGGCGTCCCTGAAGGACCGTACGAGCCTGGCCACCGTCACCCTGTCGCTGTCCTCGGCGTCCGCGCCGGCGCACGAGCCCGCGGACGACGGTCCCGGGTTCCTGGACGCGCTGGCGGGCGGCTGGCACGTGTTCGTGACCGTGGTCCGCTGGCTCGCCCTCGCCCTGGGCGCGGTGCTGCCCTTCGCCGCCGCGGCGGCCCTTCTCACCGTGCTCTGGCTCCGGGCCGTACGCCCGCGCCTGCCCCGCCGCGCCCCCTCCGGAGCGCCGGTGACCGCCCTGGGACCGCTCGGCGCCCCGGCTCCGGCGGGCCCCGGCCTGCCGGTCCACCCGGCGACCCCGGCGACCCCGACGGCCCCGGCGACCGCTGCCGGTACGGACGGCACCGGTACGGACGACACCGATACGGACGGCACCGGCACGGAAGGCGGCGGTGCGGACGGCGGCCGGGAGCGGTGA
- the hemG gene encoding protoporphyrinogen oxidase — MSATGTDTRQVVVVGGGIAGLAAAHRLLERGARVTVLEAADRVGGKLLPGEIAGVRVDLGAESMLARRPEAVGLAREVGLADRLRPPATATASLWTRGALRPMPKGHVMGVPGTAAALAGILSAEGLARIERDAELPRTEVGDDVAVGAYVAERLGREVVDRLVEPLLGGVYAGDAHRISMRSAVPQLFEAARAHTSLTEAVRALQDRAARTPATGPVFLGIEGGVGTLPLAVAASVRARGGEILTGTPASGLRRTPEGGWRLLAGDRVLHADAVVVATPAPAAAALLETESPGAAAELRTVEYASMALITLAYRRAGAALPEGSGFLVPPVDGHTIKASTFASRKWGWIAEEDPDVLVLRTSVGRYGETEILDRDDAGLVDLSRRDLRAATGLDAVPLRTRVTRWDGGLPQYPVGHHARVARIRDHVARLPGLAVCGAAYDGVGIPACVASANAAVDQLAGDLAAVRELTAHPVRSLHGGAGE, encoded by the coding sequence ATGAGCGCAACGGGTACGGACACGCGGCAGGTCGTCGTCGTCGGAGGCGGGATCGCGGGGCTGGCCGCCGCGCACCGGCTGCTGGAGCGCGGCGCGCGGGTGACCGTGCTGGAGGCCGCCGACCGCGTCGGCGGCAAGCTGCTGCCCGGCGAGATCGCGGGCGTCCGCGTCGACCTGGGTGCCGAGTCGATGCTGGCCCGGCGGCCCGAGGCCGTGGGCCTCGCCCGCGAGGTGGGCCTTGCCGACCGGCTCCGGCCGCCCGCCACCGCGACCGCCTCCCTGTGGACCCGCGGCGCCCTGCGCCCGATGCCCAAGGGCCATGTGATGGGCGTGCCCGGCACCGCCGCCGCCCTCGCCGGGATCCTCTCCGCCGAGGGCCTGGCCCGTATCGAGCGCGACGCCGAACTGCCGCGCACCGAGGTCGGCGACGACGTGGCGGTCGGCGCGTACGTCGCCGAGCGGCTGGGCCGCGAGGTCGTCGACCGCCTGGTCGAACCGCTGCTCGGCGGGGTCTACGCGGGCGACGCCCACCGCATCTCGATGCGCTCGGCGGTGCCCCAGCTCTTCGAGGCCGCCCGCGCCCACACCTCCCTGACCGAGGCGGTCCGCGCCCTCCAGGACCGCGCGGCGCGGACACCGGCCACCGGCCCGGTCTTCCTGGGCATCGAGGGCGGCGTCGGCACGCTGCCGCTCGCGGTCGCCGCCTCCGTACGGGCGCGCGGCGGCGAGATCCTGACCGGCACCCCGGCGAGCGGACTGCGCAGGACCCCGGAGGGCGGCTGGCGCCTGCTCGCCGGGGACCGCGTCCTGCACGCCGACGCGGTCGTCGTCGCCACTCCCGCGCCCGCCGCCGCCGCCCTGCTGGAGACCGAGTCCCCGGGCGCGGCGGCCGAGCTGCGGACCGTCGAGTACGCCTCCATGGCCCTGATCACCCTCGCCTACCGCCGTGCCGGCGCCGCGCTGCCCGAGGGCAGCGGCTTCCTCGTGCCGCCCGTCGACGGACACACCATCAAGGCGTCGACCTTCGCCTCCCGCAAGTGGGGCTGGATCGCCGAGGAGGACCCGGACGTGCTGGTGCTGCGCACCTCGGTCGGCCGGTACGGCGAGACGGAGATCCTGGACCGCGACGACGCCGGCCTGGTGGACCTCTCCCGCCGGGACCTGCGCGCGGCCACCGGCCTGGACGCCGTACCGCTGCGCACCCGCGTCACCCGCTGGGACGGCGGACTGCCCCAGTACCCGGTCGGCCATCACGCGCGCGTGGCCCGGATCCGCGACCACGTCGCCCGGCTCCCGGGCCTCGCGGTGTGCGGCGCCGCCTACGACGGCGTCGGCATCCCCGCCTGCGTGGCGAGCGCGAACGCCGCCGTGGACCAGCTCGCGGGCGACCTCGCGGCCGTGCGGGAACTCACCGCCCACCCGGTGCGGAGTCTGCACGGCGGAGCGGGAGAATAG
- the hemQ gene encoding hydrogen peroxide-dependent heme synthase → MSDDASTTDAGRIPNKGKLAKDLNEVIRYTLWSVFKLKDVLPEDRTGYADEVQELFDQLAAKDVTVRGTYDLSGMRADADILIWWHAETSDLLQDAYSRFRRTRLGRALEPVWSNMALHRPAEFNRSHIPAFLADETARDYVSVYPFVRSYDWYLLPDEDRRRMLADHGKMARGYPDVRANTVASFSLGDYEWILAFEADELHRIVDLMRHLRGSEARRHVREEVPFFTGRRKDVADLVAGLA, encoded by the coding sequence ATGAGTGACGACGCCTCCACCACCGACGCCGGCCGGATCCCGAACAAGGGCAAGCTGGCCAAGGACCTCAACGAGGTCATCCGCTACACCCTGTGGTCCGTCTTCAAGCTGAAGGACGTCCTCCCCGAGGACCGCACCGGCTACGCCGACGAGGTCCAGGAGCTGTTCGACCAGCTCGCCGCGAAGGACGTGACCGTCCGCGGGACCTACGACCTGTCCGGGATGCGCGCCGACGCCGACATCCTGATCTGGTGGCACGCCGAGACCAGCGACCTGCTCCAGGACGCGTACAGCCGCTTCCGCCGCACCCGGCTCGGCCGCGCGCTGGAGCCCGTGTGGTCGAACATGGCGCTGCACCGGCCCGCCGAGTTCAACCGCTCGCACATCCCGGCGTTCCTCGCCGACGAGACGGCGCGCGACTACGTCAGCGTCTACCCGTTCGTCCGCTCCTACGACTGGTACCTGCTGCCCGACGAGGACCGCCGCCGGATGCTCGCCGACCACGGCAAGATGGCCCGCGGCTACCCGGACGTCCGGGCGAACACCGTCGCGTCCTTCTCCCTGGGCGACTACGAGTGGATCCTCGCCTTCGAGGCCGACGAACTGCACCGCATCGTCGACCTCATGCGCCACCTGCGCGGCTCGGAGGCCCGCAGGCACGTGCGCGAGGAGGTGCCGTTCTTCACCGGCCGCCGCAAGGACGTGGCGGACCTGGTCGCCGGGCTCGCCTGA
- a CDS encoding alpha/beta hydrolase encodes MRAAAVHTVAASLVLTALAAAPSGGAPRAADGPGVHAIPEVPGGAAELRGTAVAAARARVAGIGFGACPGGRDLPAVMECGTVSVPLDYARPDGPQIRLTVSRARAGGRDPAAAGRRVPRQGALVFNPGGPGGDGMSFPLIGLLPEWKRVAAAYDLVGYAPRGVGRSAPLSCEDPKSFFKGPDPAPTHPSAAYKRRRVAEARAYAQGCARRTGATLRFYTSLANARDLEVLRAALGEDRLTFMGASYGTYLGALYATLFPAHVRRMVLDSAVDPDPSRIWYRDNLDQSAAFETRWADFRDWVARHDDVYGLGRSARAVRAAYERARTRLAARPAGGTVGPAQLQGALLNAGYYDDFWPGAAEALSAYLRGDEKPLVALAAPYRAGAAEAENSAAVYTAVECNDAPWPGDFRVWDRDNTRLARVAPFETWGNVWANLPCAYWPVPRQRPLDVRTVPGTLPPTLVLAAERDAATPYAGALELRRRLAGSVLVTERGAGTHGIAYGPNRCVDARVDAYLLEGRLPDRDADCAARPEPLPGRPTFQENRARELRDALGRKDGRGPAGT; translated from the coding sequence ATGAGAGCCGCCGCCGTCCACACGGTCGCCGCGTCCTTGGTCCTGACCGCCCTGGCCGCCGCCCCCTCGGGCGGCGCTCCCCGGGCGGCCGACGGCCCAGGTGTGCACGCGATTCCCGAAGTGCCCGGCGGGGCGGCCGAGTTGCGGGGCACGGCCGTGGCCGCCGCGCGCGCCCGGGTGGCGGGCATCGGGTTCGGCGCCTGTCCGGGCGGGCGGGACCTGCCCGCCGTCATGGAGTGCGGGACCGTCTCCGTGCCGCTCGACTACGCCCGTCCCGACGGCCCGCAGATCCGGCTCACCGTCAGCCGGGCGCGGGCCGGCGGCCGGGACCCGGCCGCCGCCGGGCGGCGGGTGCCGCGCCAGGGCGCCCTCGTCTTCAACCCGGGCGGGCCGGGCGGCGACGGCATGTCGTTCCCGCTGATCGGGCTGCTGCCCGAGTGGAAGCGGGTCGCGGCCGCCTACGACCTCGTCGGCTACGCCCCGCGCGGGGTGGGCCGCTCGGCTCCGCTGTCCTGCGAGGACCCGAAGAGCTTCTTCAAGGGGCCGGACCCGGCGCCGACGCACCCCTCGGCGGCGTACAAGCGCCGCCGCGTGGCCGAGGCCAGGGCCTACGCCCAGGGGTGCGCCCGGCGCACGGGCGCCACCCTGCGCTTCTACACCTCCCTCGCCAACGCCCGCGACCTGGAGGTGCTGCGGGCGGCGCTCGGCGAGGACCGGCTGACCTTCATGGGCGCCTCCTACGGCACTTATCTGGGCGCGCTGTACGCGACGCTGTTCCCGGCGCATGTGCGGCGGATGGTCCTCGACTCGGCCGTGGACCCGGACCCGTCCCGGATCTGGTACCGCGACAACCTCGACCAGTCGGCCGCGTTCGAGACCCGCTGGGCGGACTTCCGGGACTGGGTGGCCCGGCACGACGACGTGTACGGTCTCGGCCGCAGCGCGCGGGCGGTGCGCGCGGCCTACGAGCGGGCGCGCACCCGGCTGGCCGCGCGTCCGGCGGGCGGCACGGTGGGACCGGCGCAGTTGCAGGGCGCCCTGCTGAACGCGGGCTACTACGACGACTTCTGGCCGGGGGCCGCCGAGGCGCTCTCGGCCTATCTGAGGGGCGACGAGAAGCCGCTGGTCGCGCTGGCCGCGCCGTACCGGGCGGGGGCCGCCGAGGCGGAGAACAGCGCCGCCGTCTACACGGCCGTGGAGTGCAACGACGCGCCCTGGCCGGGCGACTTCCGGGTCTGGGACCGGGACAACACGCGACTCGCGCGGGTGGCGCCGTTCGAGACCTGGGGCAATGTGTGGGCGAATCTGCCCTGCGCCTACTGGCCGGTGCCCCGGCAGCGGCCGCTGGACGTGCGGACCGTGCCGGGCACGCTGCCGCCCACGCTGGTCCTGGCCGCCGAACGGGACGCGGCCACCCCCTACGCGGGCGCGCTGGAACTGCGGCGGCGGCTGGCCGGTTCCGTGCTGGTGACCGAGCGGGGCGCGGGCACGCACGGCATCGCGTACGGCCCGAACCGGTGCGTCGACGCGCGGGTGGACGCGTATCTGCTGGAAGGGCGGCTGCCGGACCGGGACGCGGACTGCGCCGCGCGCCCCGAGCCGCTGCCGGGCCGGCCGACCTTCCAGGAGAACCGGGCGCGCGAGCTGCGGGACGCCCTGGGGCGGAAGGACGGCCGGGGGCCGGCCGGGACCTGA
- a CDS encoding TIGR04222 domain-containing membrane protein translates to MLWVLLLLPAWVVAGVACTRLCLAAVRAAAEETRDPVVDRDHDLTLYEAAFLSGGPARVVDVTLVAMARERRLLLAHTGWATVVDPCGRDEMERSVIGAIGPEGQSRIAPVRSATAAAEPVRGLAERLVHAGLAVPEDAPGAAVAAGTRGVRAAALTVTALGVAALLLPAPTGMPRPLIALWFALPLALTAGCLAIARFEIHPSARWASPAGQHLLSSLVRRAHRTGDERAYLASVAVRGIRAIGEPELRAAFAHRDQPYRE, encoded by the coding sequence ATGCTCTGGGTTCTCCTCCTGCTCCCGGCCTGGGTCGTCGCCGGTGTGGCCTGTACGCGGCTGTGCCTGGCCGCTGTTCGCGCGGCGGCCGAAGAGACCCGGGACCCGGTGGTGGACCGGGACCACGACCTCACGCTGTACGAGGCGGCGTTCCTGTCCGGCGGCCCCGCCCGGGTCGTCGACGTCACGCTGGTCGCCATGGCACGCGAGCGCAGGCTGCTGCTCGCGCACACCGGCTGGGCCACCGTCGTCGACCCGTGCGGGCGGGACGAGATGGAGCGGTCCGTCATAGGGGCCATCGGCCCCGAGGGGCAGTCCCGGATCGCTCCCGTGCGGTCCGCGACGGCCGCCGCCGAACCCGTCCGCGGGCTCGCCGAGCGGCTGGTGCACGCCGGGCTCGCCGTACCGGAGGACGCGCCGGGCGCGGCCGTGGCGGCCGGGACGCGCGGGGTGCGGGCCGCCGCGCTCACCGTGACCGCGCTGGGCGTGGCCGCACTGCTGCTGCCCGCCCCGACCGGGATGCCGCGCCCGCTGATCGCCCTGTGGTTCGCGCTCCCGCTGGCGCTCACCGCGGGCTGCCTCGCCATCGCCCGGTTCGAGATCCACCCGTCCGCGCGCTGGGCGTCCCCGGCGGGGCAGCACCTGCTCAGCTCCCTGGTCCGGCGCGCGCACCGCACCGGCGACGAACGCGCCTACCTGGCCTCCGTGGCCGTACGGGGCATCCGCGCGATCGGCGAACCGGAACTGCGCGCGGCCTTCGCCCACCGCGACCAGCCCTACCGGGAGTGA